A section of the Actinomycetota bacterium genome encodes:
- a CDS encoding pilus assembly protein encodes MKTATRGVLTEQGGAAAVEFALILPMLLLLIFGMIDFSRAYNAHISLSGAAREGARVLALGTGDPVQTTKDAAPSLPPDEITVALDPADCAGSAGQPANVTASYDFSYITPLSGLMSLFGGSALASPITLNGIGVMRCGG; translated from the coding sequence ATGAAGACGGCTACCCGAGGAGTCCTCACAGAGCAAGGCGGCGCCGCCGCAGTCGAGTTCGCGCTCATCCTGCCGATGCTGCTCCTGTTGATCTTCGGGATGATCGACTTCTCCCGCGCCTACAACGCGCACATCTCACTGTCCGGCGCCGCCCGTGAGGGCGCACGGGTGCTGGCCCTCGGCACCGGCGACCCGGTGCAGACCACCAAGGACGCCGCGCCGTCGCTACCTCCCGACGAGATCACCGTCGCGTTGGACCCGGCCGACTGCGCCGGCAGCGCCGGGCAGCCGGCGAACGTCACGGCGTCCTACGACTTCTCCTACATCACGCCGCTATCGGGCCTGATGAGCCTCTTCGGAGGCTCCGCACTGGCGTCACCCATCACCCTGAACGGGATCGGAGTCATGCGATGCGGCGGTTGA
- a CDS encoding histidinol-phosphatase: MHPAVGAAGRGHSHGPAQRHRDALRRSVVRLVRVEGARLQRALRTAHELADLADAVTLPAFGRGGTAERKADGTPVTAADREAERVMRRALAERCPNDAVLGEEDGLHGPEGAPTWVLDPIDGTRNFVRGIPVFATLIALAVDGRPVVGVISAPALGSRWEATAGGPARHDGAEVRVSAVDDVADATVSFGGLNYFHRDGGLDVVARFTARTARQRGFGDFWQHCLVATGAIDLAVEAEVSRWDLAAPKVIVEAAGGRLTSLGGNDTDSGGSALTSNGRLHDDALRIVAGGA, from the coding sequence ATGCATCCCGCTGTGGGTGCTGCAGGAAGAGGTCACTCTCACGGTCCAGCCCAACGACATCGTGATGCGCTTCGACGATCTGTCGTTCGACTGGTGAGGGTCGAGGGCGCCCGCTTGCAGCGGGCGCTGCGGACGGCGCACGAGCTCGCCGACCTGGCCGACGCCGTCACGCTCCCCGCTTTCGGCCGCGGTGGCACCGCGGAACGCAAGGCCGACGGCACCCCCGTGACCGCCGCCGACCGCGAGGCAGAACGGGTCATGCGGCGCGCGCTGGCCGAACGTTGCCCCAACGACGCCGTGCTGGGGGAAGAGGACGGACTGCACGGTCCCGAGGGTGCGCCCACCTGGGTGCTGGATCCCATCGACGGGACGCGGAACTTCGTGCGCGGCATCCCCGTGTTCGCAACCCTCATCGCGCTCGCCGTCGACGGTCGGCCGGTGGTCGGCGTGATCTCCGCGCCGGCGCTTGGCAGCCGCTGGGAGGCGACCGCCGGTGGACCTGCCCGCCACGACGGTGCCGAGGTCCGCGTCAGCGCCGTCGACGATGTCGCCGACGCGACCGTCTCCTTCGGCGGACTGAACTACTTCCACCGTGACGGCGGCCTCGACGTCGTGGCACGGTTCACGGCACGCACGGCGCGCCAACGCGGGTTCGGTGACTTCTGGCAGCACTGCCTGGTTGCCACGGGAGCGATCGACCTGGCGGTCGAGGCCGAGGTCAGCCGCTGGGATCTCGCCGCGCCGAAGGTGATCGTCGAGGCCGCCGGCGGACGCCTGACATCTCTCGGCGGCAACGACACCGATTCGGGGGGCAGCGCGCTCACGTCGAACGGGCGCCTGCACGACGACGCGCTGCGGATCGTGGCTGGCGGCGCCTGA
- a CDS encoding SRPBCC family protein: MADRASDDIEVHAAPETVMGVITDYESYPEWASNVRDVEIRETDDQGRGKHVWYRVDAKVAEVEYVLDYTYHDEHRLTWSLLEAEQLRQLDGEYRLEPLDEGVRVDYTLEVDLEIPVPGFMKKRAAKMILETSLNELKRRAEELGS, translated from the coding sequence ATGGCTGACCGCGCCAGCGACGACATCGAGGTGCACGCCGCGCCGGAGACGGTCATGGGGGTCATCACCGATTACGAGTCCTACCCCGAGTGGGCCAGCAACGTCCGCGACGTGGAGATCCGCGAGACCGACGATCAGGGGCGCGGCAAGCACGTGTGGTACCGCGTGGACGCCAAGGTGGCCGAGGTCGAGTACGTCCTCGATTACACGTACCACGACGAGCACCGGTTGACGTGGTCCCTGCTCGAGGCGGAACAGCTACGTCAGCTCGACGGTGAGTACCGCCTCGAACCGCTGGACGAGGGGGTCCGCGTCGACTACACGCTCGAGGTGGACCTCGAGATCCCGGTGCCCGGGTTCATGAAGAAGCGTGCCGCGAAGATGATCCTCGAGACCAGCCTGAACGAGCTCAAGCGCCGCGCCGAGGAGCTCGGCTCCTGA
- a CDS encoding Flp family type IVb pilin, translating into MRSARRLTEDESGATAAEYAVMVALIAVVVAATVTTLGISVRDLFANPDLLDALSN; encoded by the coding sequence ATGCGATCGGCGCGACGGCTGACCGAGGACGAGTCGGGAGCGACCGCTGCCGAGTACGCAGTCATGGTGGCGCTGATCGCTGTCGTCGTTGCCGCAACCGTCACCACGCTCGGGATCTCGGTTCGAGACCTCTTCGCTAACCCTGACCTCCTCGATGCTTTGTCGAACTGA
- a CDS encoding AAA family ATPase, translating to MTQPRILLSTPNVAYEQRIRQAFGGTLNGELRWLRDPADSALLARQAVDSGADVVAVGPDIPVADALSIARTLDHERPEVSVILVAPPSPDLYQRALRAGVRDVLAPDALDAEVREVFERALEVTQRRRDSVTAAEATSAGGKVIAVLSPKGGSGKTTIATNLALGLTEAAQGKVVLVDLDLQFGDAASALGLVPEHTIADAARAVHGLDALTLKVFLTPHPSDLYTLCAPESPAEGEEVTAQQVTQVLQVLSAEFTYVIVDTPAGLGEHTLSAVECATDLVLVCSMDVPSVRGLRKEVLALDQLGMSHQTRHFVLNRADSRVGLDAGDVEATVGLPVHVSLSSTRAIPVSVNQGAPVITSEPRSPAARQLRELVGRFAEKPSSDQHGGFPWRRKDRT from the coding sequence ATGACCCAACCACGGATACTGCTGTCCACACCCAACGTCGCCTACGAACAGCGCATCCGCCAGGCCTTCGGCGGCACGTTGAACGGCGAGCTGCGCTGGCTGCGCGACCCCGCCGACTCGGCACTGCTGGCCAGGCAGGCGGTCGACAGCGGAGCGGACGTCGTGGCTGTCGGCCCGGACATCCCAGTCGCCGACGCCCTGTCGATCGCACGGACACTCGACCACGAGCGCCCGGAGGTCAGCGTGATCCTCGTCGCGCCTCCGAGCCCTGACTTGTACCAGAGGGCTCTCCGCGCCGGCGTGCGCGACGTCCTCGCACCCGACGCGCTCGACGCTGAGGTGCGCGAGGTCTTCGAACGCGCCTTGGAGGTCACGCAACGGCGCCGCGATAGCGTCACCGCCGCGGAGGCCACCAGCGCAGGCGGGAAGGTGATCGCCGTCCTGTCCCCGAAGGGTGGCAGCGGCAAGACCACGATCGCCACGAACCTGGCGCTCGGCCTGACAGAGGCCGCTCAGGGCAAGGTGGTCCTGGTCGACCTCGACCTACAGTTCGGCGACGCAGCCAGCGCGCTCGGGCTGGTGCCCGAACACACGATCGCGGACGCCGCACGGGCCGTGCACGGCCTGGACGCGCTCACGCTGAAGGTCTTCCTGACCCCGCACCCGTCCGACCTGTACACGCTCTGCGCCCCGGAGTCCCCAGCCGAGGGTGAGGAGGTCACGGCCCAGCAGGTCACGCAGGTGCTGCAGGTCCTGTCGGCCGAGTTCACCTACGTCATCGTGGACACCCCGGCAGGGCTCGGCGAGCACACGCTGTCCGCGGTGGAGTGCGCCACCGACCTGGTCCTCGTGTGCAGCATGGACGTCCCCAGCGTCCGGGGGCTGCGCAAGGAGGTCCTGGCGCTGGATCAGCTGGGCATGTCCCACCAGACGCGCCACTTCGTCCTCAACCGGGCCGACAGCCGGGTGGGCCTGGATGCGGGCGACGTCGAGGCGACCGTGGGGTTGCCGGTACACGTCTCGTTGTCGAGCACCCGGGCCATCCCGGTGTCGGTGAACCAGGGGGCCCCCGTGATCACGTCGGAACCGCGGTCCCCGGCCGCGCGCCAGCTCCGTGAGCTGGTCGGACGGTTCGCCGAGAAGCCGTCGAGCGACCAGCACGGCGGTTTCCCATGGCGCAGGAAGGATCGGACGTGA
- a CDS encoding Flp pilus assembly protein CpaB, which translates to MNRKFVGVAAAVLLASIGTLTLLGWAKSAEDRALAGERTLNVLVVMQDIAKGTRAEDLGTQVEMKRVPAKVKAAGSVDNVADLKGKVAAIDLVPGEQVVSTRFVEPEVLARQTGAEVPDGLQEVTIKLEPQRAVGGNLRPGDTVGLVASFEPFEDGSGAKSPNETHLMLHKVLVTRVQAAPTTASRGSGDDDEDRGPEPVPGSDLLVTLAVDAPSVERIVFAQEFGRVWLTAEPETATEDGTTIQHRGTVYNK; encoded by the coding sequence ATGAACCGCAAGTTCGTCGGAGTCGCCGCCGCGGTACTGCTGGCGTCGATCGGGACGTTGACCCTGCTCGGCTGGGCGAAGTCCGCCGAGGACCGGGCCCTCGCGGGTGAGCGGACGCTCAACGTCCTCGTGGTCATGCAGGACATCGCCAAGGGAACGCGCGCCGAGGACCTCGGTACCCAGGTCGAGATGAAGCGCGTCCCCGCCAAGGTGAAGGCCGCCGGGAGCGTTGACAACGTCGCCGACCTGAAGGGCAAGGTCGCGGCCATCGACCTGGTCCCGGGTGAACAGGTCGTCTCCACCCGGTTCGTCGAGCCTGAGGTGCTGGCTCGCCAGACCGGCGCCGAGGTGCCGGACGGCCTCCAGGAGGTCACCATCAAGCTGGAGCCACAGCGGGCGGTCGGCGGCAACCTCCGGCCCGGTGACACGGTCGGTCTCGTGGCGTCGTTCGAGCCCTTCGAGGACGGCTCCGGGGCCAAGTCCCCCAACGAGACCCACCTGATGCTCCACAAGGTCCTCGTCACCCGGGTCCAGGCGGCGCCCACCACGGCGTCTCGTGGATCCGGAGATGACGACGAAGACCGCGGTCCCGAACCCGTCCCGGGTAGCGACCTGCTCGTGACGCTCGCCGTGGACGCCCCCTCGGTCGAGCGCATCGTGTTCGCGCAGGAGTTCGGCCGCGTGTGGCTGACGGCCGAGCCCGAGACCGCCACGGAGGACGGCACCACGATCCAGCACCGCGGGACGGTCTACAACAAGTAA
- a CDS encoding Flp family type IVb pilin yields the protein MERLFHAWLAVSSFFVRTEDEEGATAVEYGLMVALIAVVIMATVAALGTELNRLFQAVVTELQNVVTAN from the coding sequence ATGGAACGCCTCTTCCACGCCTGGCTGGCTGTCTCGTCGTTCTTCGTCCGCACGGAAGACGAAGAGGGCGCGACCGCCGTCGAGTACGGCCTCATGGTCGCGCTCATCGCCGTGGTCATCATGGCCACCGTTGCCGCCCTAGGCACAGAGCTGAACCGTCTCTTCCAGGCCGTCGTCACCGAACTCCAGAACGTAGTAACCGCCAACTAG
- a CDS encoding response regulator transcription factor: MMRIVVVEDHTLVRETVVKVVSAQPDFEVVGQAGMAEEAFDVIRRNQPDLALLDVSMPGMDGFDLATRLKELQPDVRLIFLTMHEDDRSLQRAMSVGVDGYLPKTASVDEVLRALRAVAEGGSYLSRDIARRMMDLASGRASDGVNLTERELEILRLMAAGVRPAQVAERLFLSLKTVKNHLTSIYAKLGVETAAQAVAEAYRLGIVRPDSR; encoded by the coding sequence ATGATGCGCATCGTCGTCGTCGAGGACCACACGCTGGTGCGTGAGACGGTCGTCAAGGTCGTGTCCGCCCAACCCGACTTCGAGGTCGTGGGGCAGGCGGGAATGGCCGAAGAGGCGTTCGACGTCATCCGCCGCAACCAGCCGGATCTGGCGCTGCTCGACGTGTCGATGCCCGGCATGGACGGGTTCGATCTCGCGACGCGCCTCAAGGAGCTCCAGCCGGACGTGCGGCTGATCTTCCTCACCATGCACGAGGACGACCGCAGTCTCCAGCGTGCGATGTCCGTGGGCGTGGACGGCTACCTACCGAAGACCGCGTCGGTCGATGAGGTTCTGCGGGCGCTGCGCGCCGTCGCGGAAGGCGGGTCGTACCTGAGCCGCGACATCGCCCGGCGGATGATGGACCTGGCGAGCGGGCGGGCGTCCGACGGCGTGAACCTCACCGAGCGCGAACTCGAGATCCTCCGCCTCATGGCGGCGGGGGTGCGCCCTGCCCAGGTCGCGGAGCGGCTGTTCCTCTCCCTGAAGACCGTGAAGAACCACCTCACCAGCATCTACGCCAAGCTCGGCGTCGAGACTGCGGCTCAGGCGGTCGCCGAGGCGTACCGGCTGGGGATCGTCCGTCCCGACTCCAGGTAA
- a CDS encoding CpaF family protein, with protein MAQEGSDVKLSDRLKAVNRDAPAASAAPGPTPTPAPAPAKAGPALPKTTAEEVSPQLDPLTHIKERAQTALFARLGARLYDSSLTAEQLQKFVHAELTAAVEHERAPLSASERQRLVVEVSNDLLGYGPIQRFLDDDTVTEVMVNGEDSIFVERAGKLYETGARFVSDDHLRRVIERIVSQVGRRIDESSPMVDARLPDGSRVNAIIPPLSVDGPSLTIRKFAKDPYTADDLVTFGTMTPGMVELLSACVRGRLNILVTGGTGTGKTTMLNVLSSFIPNDERIVTIEDAVELQLHQDHLVRLESRPPNIEGKGQVAIRDLVRNSLRMRPDRIIVGEVRGGEALDMLQAMNTGHDGSLSTVHANTPRDAIARLETMVLMAGMELPVRAIREQVASALDLIVHISRLRDGSRRVTHVTEVHGMEGQVVTLQDVFLFDYSAGLDADGRFLGSQRPTGIRPRFVEHLTQLGIPVPAVVFGAPLSGTDDLSTRRIGP; from the coding sequence ATGGCGCAGGAAGGATCGGACGTGAAGCTCAGCGACCGGCTCAAGGCCGTCAACCGTGACGCACCGGCGGCGTCGGCCGCGCCTGGGCCGACGCCAACACCGGCGCCGGCGCCGGCGAAGGCAGGACCGGCGCTGCCGAAGACCACGGCGGAGGAGGTCAGCCCCCAACTGGATCCGCTGACACACATCAAGGAACGGGCACAGACCGCGCTGTTCGCGCGACTCGGCGCCCGCCTGTACGACTCGTCCCTCACCGCGGAGCAACTACAGAAGTTCGTGCACGCGGAGCTCACCGCGGCGGTGGAGCACGAGCGAGCCCCGCTGAGCGCATCCGAGCGCCAGCGGCTCGTGGTGGAAGTCAGCAACGACCTGCTCGGCTACGGGCCGATCCAGCGCTTCCTCGACGATGACACGGTCACGGAGGTCATGGTCAACGGCGAGGACTCCATCTTCGTGGAACGCGCCGGCAAGCTGTACGAAACCGGCGCACGGTTCGTATCCGACGACCACCTACGGCGCGTCATCGAGCGCATCGTCTCACAGGTCGGACGCCGCATCGACGAGTCCTCGCCGATGGTCGACGCACGGCTCCCCGACGGATCACGCGTCAACGCCATCATCCCACCGCTGTCGGTCGACGGACCGAGCCTCACCATCCGCAAGTTCGCGAAGGATCCCTACACGGCCGACGACCTCGTCACCTTCGGAACCATGACCCCGGGGATGGTCGAGCTCCTCTCCGCATGCGTCCGCGGCCGGCTCAACATCCTGGTCACCGGCGGGACCGGCACCGGCAAGACCACGATGCTCAACGTCCTGTCGTCGTTCATCCCCAACGACGAGCGCATCGTTACCATCGAGGACGCGGTCGAACTCCAGCTGCACCAGGACCACCTGGTCCGACTCGAGAGCCGACCGCCCAACATCGAAGGCAAGGGCCAGGTCGCCATCCGCGACCTGGTCCGTAACTCCCTGCGCATGCGACCCGACCGCATCATCGTCGGCGAGGTCCGCGGCGGCGAAGCGCTGGACATGCTCCAGGCGATGAACACCGGCCACGACGGGTCCCTGTCGACGGTGCACGCGAACACACCACGCGACGCGATCGCCCGTCTCGAGACCATGGTGCTCATGGCCGGGATGGAGCTCCCCGTCCGAGCGATCCGCGAGCAGGTCGCCTCGGCGCTGGACCTGATCGTGCACATCTCCCGCCTTCGCGACGGCAGCCGCCGCGTCACCCACGTGACCGAGGTGCACGGGATGGAGGGGCAGGTCGTCACCCTCCAGGACGTGTTCCTGTTCGACTACTCCGCTGGACTCGACGCCGACGGCCGCTTCCTCGGCTCGCAGCGCCCCACCGGGATCCGACCACGGTTCGTCGAGCACCTGACCCAGCTCGGCATCCCCGTTCCCGCGGTCGTCTTCGGTGCCCCACTCTCGGGGACCGATGACCTCTCCACCCGACGGATCGGGCCATGA
- a CDS encoding PD-(D/E)XK nuclease family protein, whose amino-acid sequence MDQAPVDQAPVDQAPADQAPADQTRADQADDDGAGTYGELEPSSPPLIDADGRVRLSFSRIATYRACPAQFRYAYLDGLPGEPSPHLSFGSSVHAALERFYDQKLPRCPTEDDVLGYLYEGWDSSGFEAMTREEQLTWYRHAQAVLRRFHRREAPRYRLPADVEKWFEVPFGERALVVGCIDRVDVRDDGSLEVVDYKTNKKVKDRDHVRTSLQLAIYALACEHLYGRLPSCVTLDFVVVGLRVQVPIAEIDLEAARRAVDEVAAAVLAGRYDPTPSFACRWCDFRALCPAWDGDGPDVLGPAVAELTALRRRVRRDVRTLRELEAGVERLTAGLAERIGES is encoded by the coding sequence GTGGACCAGGCCCCGGTGGACCAGGCCCCGGTGGACCAGGCCCCGGCGGACCAGGCCCCGGCGGACCAGACCCGTGCGGACCAGGCAGATGACGACGGGGCGGGGACGTACGGCGAGCTGGAACCGTCGTCGCCGCCGCTGATCGACGCCGATGGGCGCGTGCGTCTGTCGTTCTCCCGGATCGCCACCTACCGGGCCTGCCCGGCGCAGTTCCGCTACGCCTACCTCGACGGACTCCCGGGAGAACCCAGCCCGCACCTGTCGTTCGGGAGCTCGGTGCACGCCGCGCTCGAGCGCTTCTACGACCAGAAGCTGCCGCGGTGCCCGACCGAGGACGACGTGCTGGGTTACCTCTACGAGGGCTGGGACAGCTCCGGGTTCGAGGCGATGACCCGCGAGGAGCAGCTGACCTGGTACCGCCACGCCCAGGCGGTGTTGCGGCGCTTCCATCGGCGCGAGGCGCCCCGTTACCGGCTTCCCGCCGACGTGGAGAAGTGGTTCGAGGTGCCGTTCGGAGAGCGAGCGCTGGTCGTGGGCTGCATCGACCGCGTCGACGTCCGCGACGACGGGTCACTGGAGGTCGTCGACTACAAGACGAACAAAAAGGTCAAGGACCGCGACCACGTGCGCACATCGCTGCAGCTGGCGATCTACGCCTTGGCGTGCGAGCACCTGTACGGCCGACTCCCGTCCTGCGTGACCCTCGACTTCGTCGTGGTGGGCCTGCGCGTGCAGGTGCCGATCGCCGAGATCGACCTCGAGGCGGCACGGCGCGCCGTCGACGAGGTCGCCGCGGCGGTCCTGGCGGGGCGGTACGACCCGACACCGAGCTTTGCGTGCCGCTGGTGCGACTTCCGGGCGCTGTGCCCGGCGTGGGACGGCGACGGCCCCGACGTGCTGGGCCCCGCCGTCGCCGAGCTGACCGCGCTGCGGCGGCGGGTGAGGCGCGACGTGCGCACGCTGCGTGAGTTGGAGGCCGGGGTCGAGCGGCTCACCGCCGGGCTGGCCGAACGGATCGGTGAGTCGTGA
- a CDS encoding sensor histidine kinase, whose protein sequence is MGRRRGTAVGTGPVRIIVLDPDPYLLFLLEREFPEASVRPAPEDLTAAEVLADPPDLIVSSEGDPRLSQARDLSDPVTKLLAISDGRRRPLHPADGFDGVLVRPIGPAEVGRAVRSAMGLPTGTPRTIVDVLERFPAWLATLRLAAVMVGGVIAVTVASTTPQALAVFVTALAYTALRAARGRTVAWLAWADVGVAALLIAVTGGVDSSYILFATVVALGSGVAFEQRGAVTAGLVLWLGAVVDAVTSTTSASASASELIVWLAIFPLMALITSVVTGGWRAERSDGSQIIAEANRTLSKLHDIARAIPRGFETGSIASAVLEEIKDAGAPAGVLFVEEGGLLSAVGSFGWSQPVQFLVERESLAGILDQPSRVTGHDRLPDPLARALTGYERWFIAPLRHGPTTLGLLAIAWKGASRSDEIDLGEIQRFAEETALALENARLFRRVRELSVDEERRRLAVEIHDGIAQVLTHVHLELEFLGCQEQVDESVRAEASRLARVVHRGLVDVRSTITGLHPSSAEGLGASLREYVRDLRGLGGPRIVFDARVDRRFDPEVEADVFRVAQEAISNALRHSGGQEVRVSLDGTGPALRLTVEDDGKGIRAGGRSRDGGLGLQAMLERAERIGASLAICERGAGGTRLRMTYPVEPLATQVAEVTEVLSA, encoded by the coding sequence ATGGGCCGACGGCGGGGCACCGCGGTGGGGACGGGCCCCGTCCGTATCATCGTCCTGGACCCCGATCCCTATCTCCTCTTCCTGCTGGAACGGGAGTTCCCGGAGGCGTCGGTGCGCCCGGCGCCCGAGGACCTGACCGCCGCCGAGGTGCTGGCTGACCCGCCAGACCTGATCGTGAGCAGCGAAGGCGACCCGCGACTGTCCCAGGCCCGTGACCTGAGTGATCCGGTAACGAAGCTCCTCGCCATCTCGGACGGCAGGCGACGCCCACTGCACCCCGCCGACGGGTTCGACGGCGTCCTCGTGCGACCGATCGGCCCCGCGGAGGTCGGGCGCGCGGTGCGGTCGGCCATGGGACTGCCGACGGGCACGCCGCGGACCATCGTCGATGTCCTCGAACGCTTCCCGGCCTGGCTCGCGACCCTCCGCCTGGCCGCCGTCATGGTGGGGGGTGTGATCGCGGTCACCGTCGCGAGCACCACGCCTCAGGCGCTGGCGGTCTTCGTCACGGCACTGGCGTACACGGCTCTGCGTGCCGCCAGGGGGAGGACCGTGGCTTGGCTCGCGTGGGCCGACGTGGGCGTGGCCGCGCTCCTGATCGCGGTGACGGGGGGTGTGGACAGCAGCTACATCCTCTTCGCCACGGTCGTAGCCCTGGGATCCGGCGTGGCGTTCGAGCAGCGCGGGGCCGTCACCGCAGGGCTCGTCCTGTGGCTGGGCGCGGTCGTCGACGCGGTGACGTCTACGACGAGCGCCAGTGCGTCGGCGTCGGAACTGATCGTGTGGCTCGCGATCTTCCCGCTCATGGCCCTGATCACCTCGGTGGTGACCGGCGGGTGGCGGGCTGAGCGCAGCGACGGTTCGCAGATCATCGCCGAGGCCAACCGCACGCTCTCGAAGCTCCACGACATCGCTCGGGCCATCCCGCGTGGGTTCGAGACGGGCAGCATTGCCTCTGCCGTTCTCGAGGAGATCAAGGACGCGGGCGCCCCCGCTGGCGTGCTGTTCGTCGAGGAGGGGGGGTTGCTGTCCGCCGTCGGGTCGTTCGGTTGGTCGCAGCCCGTCCAGTTCCTGGTCGAACGCGAGTCGCTCGCCGGCATCCTGGATCAGCCCAGCCGTGTGACAGGACACGACCGGCTGCCGGATCCCCTCGCCCGAGCTCTGACCGGATACGAACGGTGGTTCATCGCCCCGCTGCGGCACGGCCCCACCACGCTGGGCCTGCTCGCCATCGCCTGGAAGGGAGCCTCCCGCAGCGACGAGATCGACCTTGGCGAGATTCAACGCTTCGCGGAGGAGACCGCTCTGGCCCTGGAGAACGCGCGGCTGTTCCGCCGTGTGCGTGAGCTGTCGGTCGACGAGGAGCGCCGCCGCCTGGCGGTCGAGATCCACGACGGCATCGCGCAGGTCCTCACCCACGTTCACCTCGAGCTCGAGTTCCTCGGGTGCCAGGAGCAGGTCGACGAGAGCGTCCGCGCGGAAGCTTCGCGGCTCGCACGTGTGGTGCACCGCGGGCTCGTCGACGTGCGGTCGACGATCACCGGGCTACATCCCTCGTCTGCCGAGGGCCTCGGCGCCTCGCTCCGGGAGTACGTGCGGGATCTGCGCGGCCTCGGTGGGCCGAGGATCGTGTTCGACGCGCGTGTCGATCGGCGGTTTGACCCGGAGGTCGAGGCGGACGTCTTTCGGGTCGCCCAGGAGGCGATCTCGAACGCGCTCCGTCACTCCGGGGGGCAAGAGGTCAGGGTGTCGCTGGATGGCACTGGGCCGGCGCTGCGGCTCACGGTGGAGGACGATGGCAAGGGCATCCGCGCGGGCGGCCGCTCACGCGACGGGGGGCTGGGACTCCAGGCGATGCTGGAACGCGCCGAGAGGATCGGGGCGAGCCTGGCCATCTGCGAACGGGGCGCAGGTGGGACACGTCTGCGGATGACGTACCCCGTGGAGCCACTCGCCACGCAGGTGGCAGAGGTCACCGAAGTTCTCAGCGCATGA